In the Quercus lobata isolate SW786 chromosome 5, ValleyOak3.0 Primary Assembly, whole genome shotgun sequence genome, one interval contains:
- the LOC115991767 gene encoding GDSL esterase/lipase At1g29670-like — protein MLAELKIWLLLLSFLVVSSNMQLHVQAVPQVPCFFIFGDSLVDNGNNNGLPTKAVSNYPPYGIDLPQGPTGRFSNGLTMVDILAQILGFDKYIPPFANLASSDILLGVNYASAAAGIREESGSHLGVRISLDKQLVNHGITFSRITESLGSKDSATQHLNKCLYYVGMGSNDYINNYYMPQNYSTSQNYTSEQYAEALITQYGNQIKTLHSYGARKVAIFGVGPIGCTPFAITSHGTNGSLCVDTINLDAQLFNKKLVSLVDQLNKELTDAKFIYVDILGIGSGDPSLAGFKVANVGCCPVDEIGQCICSKTPCQNRSEYTFWDSFHPTEAANKISAARSYQNFLKTDTYPMDISHLIKL, from the exons ATGTTGGCTGAGTTAAAAATATGGCTGTTGTTACTTTCTTTTCTCGTGGTTTCATCAAACATGCAACTTCATGTTCAAGCAGTGCCCCAAGTAccttgttttttcattttcggAGACTCCCTAGTGGATAATGGCAATAATAACGGGCTTCCAACAAAGGCTGTATCTAATTACCCTCCATATGGTATTGACCTTCCTCAAGGGCCCACAGGAAGATTTAGCAATGGCCTAACCATGGTTGACATATTAG CTCAAATTTTGGGCTTCGACAAGTACATTCCACCCTTTGCAAATCTTGCTAGCTCGGACATACTCTTAGGTGTGAATTATGCGTCTGCCGCAGCTGGAATTCGTGAAGAAAGTGGGAGTCACTTG GGTGTTCGGATCAGCTTGGATAAACAGTTGGTGAATCACGGAATAACATTTTCTCGCATTACTGAAAGTCTAGGAAGTAAAGATTCAGCCACTCAGCACCTAAATAAATGCTTATATTATGTTGGAATGGGAAGTAATGACTACATTAACAACTACTACATGCCCCAAAATTACTCCACAAGCCAGAACTATACTTCAGAGCAATACGCTGAAGCTCTTATTACGCAATATGGTAACCAAATCAAG actTTGCACAGTTATGGAGCAAGGAAGGTTGCAATATTTGGAGTAGGACCAATAGGATGCACTCCATTTGCAATTACATCACATGGCACAAATGGTTCTTTGTGCGTGGATACGATTAACTTAGATGCCCAACTCTTTAACAAGAAGCTTGTATCACTTGTGGATCAACTGAATAAGGAACTAACTGatgcaaaatttatatatgtggATATTTTGGGGATTGGATCAGGGGATCCATCCCTTGCTG GTTTCAAGGTTGCAAATGTTGGGTGTTGTCCAGTTGATGAAATTGGGCAATGTATTTGTTCCAAAACTCCATGCCAGAATAGGAGTGAGTACACATTCTGGGATTCTTTCCATCCTACTGAAGCTGCTAACAAAATCTCTGCAGCTAGATCATATcagaattttttgaaaactgaTACCTATCCGATGGATATTAGTCACCTAATTAAGCTTTAA